The Macaca thibetana thibetana isolate TM-01 chromosome 11, ASM2454274v1, whole genome shotgun sequence genome window below encodes:
- the TNS2 gene encoding tensin-2 isoform X3, producing the protein MKPRKAEPHSFREKVFRKKPPVCAVCKVTIDGTGVSCRVCKVATHRKCEAKVTSACQALPPAELRRNTAPVRRIEHLGSTKSLNHSKQRSTLPRSFSLDPLMERRWDLDLTYVTERILAAAFPARPDEQRHRGHLRELAHVLQSKHRDKYLLFNLSEKRHDLTRLNPKVQDFGWPELHAPPLDKLCSICKAMETWLSADPQHVVVLYCKGSKGKLGVIVSAYMHYSKISAGADQALATLTMRKFCEDKVATELQPSQRRYISYFSGLLSGSIRMNSSPLFLHYVLVPTLPTFEPGTGFQPFLKIYQSMQLVYTSGVYHIAGPGPQQLCISLEPALLLKGDVMVTCYHKGGRGTDRTLVFRVQFHTCTIHGPQLTFPKDQLDEAWTDERFPFQASVEFVFSSSPEKIKGSTPRNDPSVSVDYNTTEPAVRWDSYENFNQHHEDSVDGSLTHTRGPLDGSPYAQVQRPPRQTPPAPSPEPPPPPMLSVSSDSGHSSTLTTEPAAESPGRPPPTAAERQELDRLLGGCGVASGGRGAGRETAILDDEEQPTVGGGPHLGVYPGHRPGLSRHCSCRQGYRESCGVPNGGYYRPEGTLERRRLAYGGYEGSPQGYAEASMEKRRLCRSLSEGPYPCPPEMGKPATGDFGYRAPGYREVVILEDPGLPALYPCPACEEKLALPTAALYGLRLEREAGEGWATEAGKPLLHSVRPGHPLPLLLPACGHHHAPMPDYSCLKSPKAGEEGHEGCSYTMCPEGRYGHPGYPALVTYSYGGAVPSYCPAYGRVPHSCGSPGEGRGYPSPGAHSPRAGSISPGSPPYPQSRKLSYEIPTEEGGNRYPLPGHLASAGPLASAESLEPVSWREGPSGHSTLPRSPRDAPGSASSELSGPSTPLHTSSPVQGKESTRRQDTRSPTSAPTQRLSPGEALPPVSQAGTGKAPELPSGSGPEPPAPSPVSPTFPPSSPSDWPQERSPGGLSDGASPRSPVPTTLPGLRHAPWQGPRGPPDSPDGSPLTPVPSQMPWLVASPEPPQSSPTPAFPLAASYDTNGLAQPPLPEKRHLPGPGQQPGPWGPERASSPARGISHHVTFAPLLSDNVPQPPEPPTQESQSNVKFVQDTSKFWYKPHLSRDQAIALLKDKDPGAFLIRDSHSFQGAYGLALKVATPPPSAQPWKGDPLEQLVRHFLIETGPKGVKIKGCPSEPYFGSLSALVSQHSISPISLPCCLHIPSKDPLEETPEAPVPTNMSTAADLLRQGAACSVLYLTSVETESLTGPQAVARASSAALSCSPRPTPAVVHFKVSAQGITLTDNQRKLFFRRHYPVNSITFSSTDPQDRRWTNPDGTTSKIFGFVAKKPGSPWENVCHLFAELDPDQPAGAIVTFITKVLLGQRK; encoded by the exons ATGAAG CCTAGGAAAGCTGAGCCTCATAGTTTCCGGGAGAAGGTTTTCCGGAAGAAACCTCCAGTCTGTGCAGTATGTAAGGTGACCATCGATGGGACAGGCGTTTCGTGCAGAG TCTGCAAGGTGGCGACGCACAGAAAATGTGAAGCAAAG GTGACTTCAGCCTGTCAGGCCTTGCCTCCCGCGGAGTTG CGGCGAAACACGGCCCCAGTCAGGCGCATAGAGCACCTG GGATCCACCAAATCTCTGAACCACTCAAAGCAGCGAAGCACTCTGCCCAG GAGCTTCAGCCTGGATCCGCTCATGGAGCGGCGCTGGGACTTAGACCTCACCTACGTGACGGAGCGCATCTTGGCCGCCGCCTTCCCCGCGCGGCCCGATGAACAGCGGCACCGGGGCCACCTGCGCGAGCTGGCCCACGTGCTGCAATCCAAGCACCGGGACAAGTACCTG CTCTTCAACCTTTCAGAGAAAAGGCATGACCTGACCCGCTTAAACCCCAAG GTTCAAGACTTCGGCTGGCCTGAGCTGCATGCTCCACCCCTGGACAAGCTGTGCTCCATCTGCAAAGCCATGGAGACATGGCTCAGTGCTGACCCACAGCACGTGGTTGTACTATACTGCAAG ggAAGCAAGGGCAAGCTCGGGGTCATCGTTTCTGCCTACATGCACTACAGCAAGATCTCTGCAGG GGCTGACCAGGCACTGGCTACTCTTACCATGCGGAAATTCTGCGAGGACAAGGTGGCCACAGAACTGCAGCCCTCCCAGCGTCG ATACATCAGCTACTTCAGTGGGCTGCTGTCCGGCTCCATCAGAATGAACAGCAGCCCTCTCTTCCTGCACTATGTGCTCGTCCCCACGCTGCCAACCTTTGAACCCGGCACAG GCTTCCAGCCCTTCCTTAAAATCTACCAGTCCATGCAGCTCGTCTACACGTCTGGAGTCTA TCACATTGCAGGCCCTGGTCCCCAGCAGCTTTGCATCAGCCTGGAGCCAGCCCTCCTCCTCAAAGGCGATGTCATG GTAACATGCTATCACAAGGGTGGCCGGGGCACAGACCGGACCCTGGTGTTCCGAGTCCAGTTTCACACCTGCACCATCCACGGACCACAGCTTACTTTCCCCAAGGACCAGCTGGACGAGGCCTGGACTG ATGAGAGGTTCCCCTTTCAAGCCTCCGTGGAGTTTGTCTTCTCCTCCAGCCCCGAGAAGATCAAAG GCAGCACTCCACGGAATGACCCCTCGGTCTCTGTCGACTACAACACCACTGAGCCGGCTGTGCGCTGGGACTCCTATGAGAACTTCAACCAGCACCACGAGGACAGTGTGGATG GCTCCCTGACCCACACCCGGGGTCCCCTGGATGGCAGTCCTTATGCCCAGGTGCAGCGGCCCCCCCGGCAGACCCCCCCGGCACCCTCTCCAGAGCCTCCACCACCCCCCATGCTCTCTGTCAGCAGCGACTCGGGCCATTCCTCCACGCTGACCACAGAGCCGGCTGCTGAGTCCCCTGGCCGGCCGCCCCCTACGGCTGCTGAACGGCAGGAGTTGGATCGCCTCCTAGGAGGCTGCGGAGTGGCCAGTGGGGGCCGGGGGGCTGGGCGAGAGACGGCCATCCTAGATGACGAAGAGCAGCCCACTGTGGGCGGAGGCCCCCACCTCGGAGTGTATCCAGGCCACAGGCCTGGCCTCAGCCGCCACTGCTCCTGCCGCCAGGGCTACCGGGAGTCCTGCGGGGTCCCCAATGGGGGCTACTACCGGCCAGAGGGAACCCTGGAGAGGAGGCGACTGGCCTATGGGGGCTATGAGGGATCCCCCCAGGGCTACGCTGAGGCCTCGATGGAGAAGAGGCGCCTCTGCCGATCGCTGTCAGAGGGGCCATACCCCTGCCCACCTGAGATGGGGAAACCAGCCACTGGGGACTTTGGCTACCGCGCCCCAGGCTACCGGGAGGTGGTCATCCTGGAGGACCCTGGGCTGCCTGCCCTATACCCATGCCCAGCCTGCGAGGAGAAGCTGGCGCTGCCTACAGCAGCCTTGTATGGACTGCGGCTGGAGAGGGAGGCTGGAGAAGGGTGGGCAACTGAGGCTGGCAAGCCTCTCCTGCACTCAGTGCGGCCTGGGCACCCGCTGCCTCTGCTCTTGCCTGCCTGTGGGCATCACCATGCCCCGATGCCTGACTACAGCTGCCTGAAGTCACCCAAGGCAGGCGAGGAAGGGCACGAGGGCTGCTCCTACACTATGTGCCCCGAAGGCAGGTATGGGCATCCAGGGTACCCTGCCCTGGTGACATACAGCTATGGAGGAGCAGTTCCCAGTTACTGCCCAGCATATGGCCGCGTGCCTCATAGCTGTGGCTCTCCAGGAGAGGGCAGAGGGTATCCCAGCCCTGGTGCCCACTCCCCACGGGCTGGCTCCATTTCCCCGGGCAGCCCGCCCTATCCACAATCTAGGAAGCTGAGCTACGAGATCCCTACGGAGGAGGGAGGGAACAGGTACCCATTGCCTGGGCACCTGGCCTCAGCAGGACCCTTGGCATCTGCAG AGTCGCTGGAGCCAGTGTCCTGGAGGGAGGGCCCCAGTGGGCACAGCACACTGCCTCGGTCTCCCCGAGATGCCCCAGGCAGTGCTTCGTCAGAGTTGTCTGGTCCCTCCACGCCCCTGCATACCAGCAGCCCAGTCCAGGGCAAGGAAAG CACCCGGCGACAGGACACCAGGTCCCCCACCTCAGCGCCCACTCAGAGACTGAGTCCTGGCGAGGCCTTGCCCCCTGTTTCCCAGGCAGGCACCGGAAAGGCCCCTGAGCTGCCTTCGGGAAGTGGGCCTGAGCCTCCGGCCCCTAGCCCCGTCTCTCCGACCTTTCCTCCCAGCTCGCCCAGTGACTGGCCTCAGGAAAGGAGTCCAGGGGGCCTCTCAGACGGCGCCAGTCCTCGGAGCCCTGTGCCTACCACACTTCCTGGCCTCCGCCACGCCCCCTGGCAAGGCCCTCGAGGCCCCCCTGACAGCCCAGATGGGTCTCCCCTCACTCCTGTGCCTTCCCAGATGCCCTGGCTTGTAGCCAGCCCAGAGCCGCCTCAGAGCTCACCCACACCTGCTTTCCCCCTGGCTGCCTCCTATGACACCAATGGCCTTGCCCAGCCCCCACTTCCTGAGAAACGCCACCTGCCCGGGCCGGGGCAACAGCCAGGACCCTGGGGCCCAGAGCGGGCATCATCGCCAGCCAGAGGCATCAGTCACCATGTCACCTTCGCACCTCTGCTCTCGGATAAtgtcccccaacccccag AGCCTCCTACACAAGAGAGCCAAAGCAATGTCAAGTTTGTCCAGGATACATCCAAGTTCTGGTACAAGCCACACCTGTCCCGTGACCAAG CCATTGCCCTGCTGAAGGACAAGGACCCTGGGGCCTTCCTGATCAGGGACAGTCATTCATTCCAAGGAGCTTATGGGCTGGCCCTCAAGGTGGCCACACCGCCACCCAGTGCCCAGCCCTGGAAAG gGGACCCCTTGGAACAGCTGGTCCGCCATTTCCTCATTGAGACTGGGCCCAAAGGGGTGAAGATCAAGGGCTGCCCCAGTGAGCCCTACTTTG GCAGCCtgtccgccttggtctcccagcaCTCCATCTCCCCCATCTCCCTGCCCTGCTGTCTGCACATTCCCAGCAAAG ATCCTCTGGAAGAGACCCCAGAGGCTCCAGTGCCCACCAACATGAGCACAGCAGCAGACCTCCTGCGTCAGGGTGCTG CCTGCAGCGTGCTCTACTTGACCTCAGTGGAGACAGAGTCACTGACAGGCCCCCAAGCCGTGGCCCGGGCCAGCTCTGCAGCTCTGAGCTGCAGCCCCCGCCCAACACCAGCAGTTGTCCACTTCAAGGTGTCCGCCCAGGGCATTACACTGACGGACAACCAAAGGAA GCTATTCTTTCGCCGCCATTATCCAGTGAACAGCATCACCTTCTCCAGCACTGACCCTCAAGACCGGAG ATGGACCAACCCAGACGGGACCACCTCCAA GATCTTTGGTTTCGTGGCCAAGAAGCCGGGAAGCCCCTGGGAGAATGTGTGTCACCTCTTTGCAGAGCTTGACCCAGATCAGCCTGCTGGCGCCATTGTCACCTTCATCACCAAAGTTCTACTGGGccagagaaaatga
- the TNS2 gene encoding tensin-2 isoform X2, whose translation MKSSGPVERLLRALGRRDSSRATSRPRKAEPHSFREKVFRKKPPVCAVCKVTIDGTGVSCRVCKVATHRKCEAKVTSACQALPPAELRRNTAPVRRIEHLGSTKSLNHSKQRSTLPRSFSLDPLMERRWDLDLTYVTERILAAAFPARPDEQRHRGHLRELAHVLQSKHRDKYLLFNLSEKRHDLTRLNPKVQDFGWPELHAPPLDKLCSICKAMETWLSADPQHVVVLYCKGSKGKLGVIVSAYMHYSKISAGADQALATLTMRKFCEDKVATELQPSQRRYISYFSGLLSGSIRMNSSPLFLHYVLVPTLPTFEPGTGFQPFLKIYQSMQLVYTSGVYHIAGPGPQQLCISLEPALLLKGDVMVTCYHKGGRGTDRTLVFRVQFHTCTIHGPQLTFPKDQLDEAWTDERFPFQASVEFVFSSSPEKIKGSTPRNDPSVSVDYNTTEPAVRWDSYENFNQHHEDSVDGSLTHTRGPLDGSPYAQVQRPPRQTPPAPSPEPPPPPMLSVSSDSGHSSTLTTEPAAESPGRPPPTAAERQELDRLLGGCGVASGGRGAGRETAILDDEEQPTVGGGPHLGVYPGHRPGLSRHCSCRQGYRESCGVPNGGYYRPEGTLERRRLAYGGYEGSPQGYAEASMEKRRLCRSLSEGPYPCPPEMGKPATGDFGYRAPGYREVVILEDPGLPALYPCPACEEKLALPTAALYGLRLEREAGEGWATEAGKPLLHSVRPGHPLPLLLPACGHHHAPMPDYSCLKSPKAGEEGHEGCSYTMCPEGRYGHPGYPALVTYSYGGAVPSYCPAYGRVPHSCGSPGEGRGYPSPGAHSPRAGSISPGSPPYPQSRKLSYEIPTEEGGNRYPLPGHLASAGPLASAESLEPVSWREGPSGHSTLPRSPRDAPGSASSELSGPSTPLHTSSPVQGKESTRRQDTRSPTSAPTQRLSPGEALPPVSQAGTGKAPELPSGSGPEPPAPSPVSPTFPPSSPSDWPQERSPGGLSDGASPRSPVPTTLPGLRHAPWQGPRGPPDSPDGSPLTPVPSQMPWLVASPEPPQSSPTPAFPLAASYDTNGLAQPPLPEKRHLPGPGQQPGPWGPERASSPARGISHHVTFAPLLSDNVPQPPEPPTQESQSNVKFVQDTSKFWYKPHLSRDQAIALLKDKDPGAFLIRDSHSFQGAYGLALKVATPPPSAQPWKGDPLEQLVRHFLIETGPKGVKIKGCPSEPYFGSLSALVSQHSISPISLPCCLHIPSKDPLEETPEAPVPTNMSTAADLLRQGAACSVLYLTSVETESLTGPQAVARASSAALSCSPRPTPAVVHFKVSAQGITLTDNQRKLFFRRHYPVNSITFSSTDPQDRRWTNPDGTTSKIFGFVAKKPGSPWENVCHLFAELDPDQPAGAIVTFITKVLLGQRK comes from the exons ATGAAGTCCAGCGGCCCTGTGGAGAGGCTGCTCAGAGCCCTGGGGAGGAGGGACAGCAGCCGGGCCACAAGCAGG CCTAGGAAAGCTGAGCCTCATAGTTTCCGGGAGAAGGTTTTCCGGAAGAAACCTCCAGTCTGTGCAGTATGTAAGGTGACCATCGATGGGACAGGCGTTTCGTGCAGAG TCTGCAAGGTGGCGACGCACAGAAAATGTGAAGCAAAG GTGACTTCAGCCTGTCAGGCCTTGCCTCCCGCGGAGTTG CGGCGAAACACGGCCCCAGTCAGGCGCATAGAGCACCTG GGATCCACCAAATCTCTGAACCACTCAAAGCAGCGAAGCACTCTGCCCAG GAGCTTCAGCCTGGATCCGCTCATGGAGCGGCGCTGGGACTTAGACCTCACCTACGTGACGGAGCGCATCTTGGCCGCCGCCTTCCCCGCGCGGCCCGATGAACAGCGGCACCGGGGCCACCTGCGCGAGCTGGCCCACGTGCTGCAATCCAAGCACCGGGACAAGTACCTG CTCTTCAACCTTTCAGAGAAAAGGCATGACCTGACCCGCTTAAACCCCAAG GTTCAAGACTTCGGCTGGCCTGAGCTGCATGCTCCACCCCTGGACAAGCTGTGCTCCATCTGCAAAGCCATGGAGACATGGCTCAGTGCTGACCCACAGCACGTGGTTGTACTATACTGCAAG ggAAGCAAGGGCAAGCTCGGGGTCATCGTTTCTGCCTACATGCACTACAGCAAGATCTCTGCAGG GGCTGACCAGGCACTGGCTACTCTTACCATGCGGAAATTCTGCGAGGACAAGGTGGCCACAGAACTGCAGCCCTCCCAGCGTCG ATACATCAGCTACTTCAGTGGGCTGCTGTCCGGCTCCATCAGAATGAACAGCAGCCCTCTCTTCCTGCACTATGTGCTCGTCCCCACGCTGCCAACCTTTGAACCCGGCACAG GCTTCCAGCCCTTCCTTAAAATCTACCAGTCCATGCAGCTCGTCTACACGTCTGGAGTCTA TCACATTGCAGGCCCTGGTCCCCAGCAGCTTTGCATCAGCCTGGAGCCAGCCCTCCTCCTCAAAGGCGATGTCATG GTAACATGCTATCACAAGGGTGGCCGGGGCACAGACCGGACCCTGGTGTTCCGAGTCCAGTTTCACACCTGCACCATCCACGGACCACAGCTTACTTTCCCCAAGGACCAGCTGGACGAGGCCTGGACTG ATGAGAGGTTCCCCTTTCAAGCCTCCGTGGAGTTTGTCTTCTCCTCCAGCCCCGAGAAGATCAAAG GCAGCACTCCACGGAATGACCCCTCGGTCTCTGTCGACTACAACACCACTGAGCCGGCTGTGCGCTGGGACTCCTATGAGAACTTCAACCAGCACCACGAGGACAGTGTGGATG GCTCCCTGACCCACACCCGGGGTCCCCTGGATGGCAGTCCTTATGCCCAGGTGCAGCGGCCCCCCCGGCAGACCCCCCCGGCACCCTCTCCAGAGCCTCCACCACCCCCCATGCTCTCTGTCAGCAGCGACTCGGGCCATTCCTCCACGCTGACCACAGAGCCGGCTGCTGAGTCCCCTGGCCGGCCGCCCCCTACGGCTGCTGAACGGCAGGAGTTGGATCGCCTCCTAGGAGGCTGCGGAGTGGCCAGTGGGGGCCGGGGGGCTGGGCGAGAGACGGCCATCCTAGATGACGAAGAGCAGCCCACTGTGGGCGGAGGCCCCCACCTCGGAGTGTATCCAGGCCACAGGCCTGGCCTCAGCCGCCACTGCTCCTGCCGCCAGGGCTACCGGGAGTCCTGCGGGGTCCCCAATGGGGGCTACTACCGGCCAGAGGGAACCCTGGAGAGGAGGCGACTGGCCTATGGGGGCTATGAGGGATCCCCCCAGGGCTACGCTGAGGCCTCGATGGAGAAGAGGCGCCTCTGCCGATCGCTGTCAGAGGGGCCATACCCCTGCCCACCTGAGATGGGGAAACCAGCCACTGGGGACTTTGGCTACCGCGCCCCAGGCTACCGGGAGGTGGTCATCCTGGAGGACCCTGGGCTGCCTGCCCTATACCCATGCCCAGCCTGCGAGGAGAAGCTGGCGCTGCCTACAGCAGCCTTGTATGGACTGCGGCTGGAGAGGGAGGCTGGAGAAGGGTGGGCAACTGAGGCTGGCAAGCCTCTCCTGCACTCAGTGCGGCCTGGGCACCCGCTGCCTCTGCTCTTGCCTGCCTGTGGGCATCACCATGCCCCGATGCCTGACTACAGCTGCCTGAAGTCACCCAAGGCAGGCGAGGAAGGGCACGAGGGCTGCTCCTACACTATGTGCCCCGAAGGCAGGTATGGGCATCCAGGGTACCCTGCCCTGGTGACATACAGCTATGGAGGAGCAGTTCCCAGTTACTGCCCAGCATATGGCCGCGTGCCTCATAGCTGTGGCTCTCCAGGAGAGGGCAGAGGGTATCCCAGCCCTGGTGCCCACTCCCCACGGGCTGGCTCCATTTCCCCGGGCAGCCCGCCCTATCCACAATCTAGGAAGCTGAGCTACGAGATCCCTACGGAGGAGGGAGGGAACAGGTACCCATTGCCTGGGCACCTGGCCTCAGCAGGACCCTTGGCATCTGCAG AGTCGCTGGAGCCAGTGTCCTGGAGGGAGGGCCCCAGTGGGCACAGCACACTGCCTCGGTCTCCCCGAGATGCCCCAGGCAGTGCTTCGTCAGAGTTGTCTGGTCCCTCCACGCCCCTGCATACCAGCAGCCCAGTCCAGGGCAAGGAAAG CACCCGGCGACAGGACACCAGGTCCCCCACCTCAGCGCCCACTCAGAGACTGAGTCCTGGCGAGGCCTTGCCCCCTGTTTCCCAGGCAGGCACCGGAAAGGCCCCTGAGCTGCCTTCGGGAAGTGGGCCTGAGCCTCCGGCCCCTAGCCCCGTCTCTCCGACCTTTCCTCCCAGCTCGCCCAGTGACTGGCCTCAGGAAAGGAGTCCAGGGGGCCTCTCAGACGGCGCCAGTCCTCGGAGCCCTGTGCCTACCACACTTCCTGGCCTCCGCCACGCCCCCTGGCAAGGCCCTCGAGGCCCCCCTGACAGCCCAGATGGGTCTCCCCTCACTCCTGTGCCTTCCCAGATGCCCTGGCTTGTAGCCAGCCCAGAGCCGCCTCAGAGCTCACCCACACCTGCTTTCCCCCTGGCTGCCTCCTATGACACCAATGGCCTTGCCCAGCCCCCACTTCCTGAGAAACGCCACCTGCCCGGGCCGGGGCAACAGCCAGGACCCTGGGGCCCAGAGCGGGCATCATCGCCAGCCAGAGGCATCAGTCACCATGTCACCTTCGCACCTCTGCTCTCGGATAAtgtcccccaacccccag AGCCTCCTACACAAGAGAGCCAAAGCAATGTCAAGTTTGTCCAGGATACATCCAAGTTCTGGTACAAGCCACACCTGTCCCGTGACCAAG CCATTGCCCTGCTGAAGGACAAGGACCCTGGGGCCTTCCTGATCAGGGACAGTCATTCATTCCAAGGAGCTTATGGGCTGGCCCTCAAGGTGGCCACACCGCCACCCAGTGCCCAGCCCTGGAAAG gGGACCCCTTGGAACAGCTGGTCCGCCATTTCCTCATTGAGACTGGGCCCAAAGGGGTGAAGATCAAGGGCTGCCCCAGTGAGCCCTACTTTG GCAGCCtgtccgccttggtctcccagcaCTCCATCTCCCCCATCTCCCTGCCCTGCTGTCTGCACATTCCCAGCAAAG ATCCTCTGGAAGAGACCCCAGAGGCTCCAGTGCCCACCAACATGAGCACAGCAGCAGACCTCCTGCGTCAGGGTGCTG CCTGCAGCGTGCTCTACTTGACCTCAGTGGAGACAGAGTCACTGACAGGCCCCCAAGCCGTGGCCCGGGCCAGCTCTGCAGCTCTGAGCTGCAGCCCCCGCCCAACACCAGCAGTTGTCCACTTCAAGGTGTCCGCCCAGGGCATTACACTGACGGACAACCAAAGGAA GCTATTCTTTCGCCGCCATTATCCAGTGAACAGCATCACCTTCTCCAGCACTGACCCTCAAGACCGGAG ATGGACCAACCCAGACGGGACCACCTCCAA GATCTTTGGTTTCGTGGCCAAGAAGCCGGGAAGCCCCTGGGAGAATGTGTGTCACCTCTTTGCAGAGCTTGACCCAGATCAGCCTGCTGGCGCCATTGTCACCTTCATCACCAAAGTTCTACTGGGccagagaaaatga